The Thioalkalivibrio sulfidiphilus HL-EbGr7 genome includes a window with the following:
- a CDS encoding DUF3429 family protein, giving the protein MSAQAPVHPADHSPAGWLDEALAGAEVVIFRSRLTDVRPLKSWLSRHPEVRVREVLMEMGSGEQRERFQGLKTRTDWETLPQVFIDGQFVGGQVEFFGHPLVTGRDVTPATPGASLPPVALVKALGYAGLVPFGVGLLMLLFGMPLPRDSAGAWLAAYGAVIATFLGAVHWGQALAGRFPAGQAGRAMVWAVVPSILAWLTLLLPVDWALPLQVALFALILAVDGRFGAQLGWPGYYRRLRLILSAAVMITLATAWLILLAIP; this is encoded by the coding sequence GTGAGCGCACAGGCCCCCGTACATCCGGCAGACCACAGCCCTGCCGGCTGGCTGGATGAGGCCCTGGCGGGCGCGGAGGTGGTGATCTTCCGCTCCCGGCTCACGGATGTGCGCCCGCTCAAGAGCTGGCTCTCCCGGCATCCGGAGGTGCGGGTGCGGGAGGTGCTCATGGAGATGGGCAGTGGTGAGCAGCGGGAGCGCTTCCAGGGACTCAAGACCCGTACGGACTGGGAGACCCTGCCCCAGGTGTTTATCGACGGACAGTTCGTGGGCGGGCAGGTGGAGTTTTTCGGCCATCCCCTGGTCACCGGCCGGGACGTGACCCCGGCGACCCCCGGGGCCTCCCTGCCACCGGTCGCCCTGGTCAAGGCCCTGGGTTACGCGGGACTCGTGCCCTTCGGGGTGGGTCTGCTGATGCTGCTGTTCGGGATGCCGCTGCCCCGGGACTCTGCCGGCGCCTGGCTGGCCGCCTACGGCGCGGTGATCGCCACCTTCCTGGGGGCGGTGCACTGGGGCCAGGCCCTGGCCGGACGTTTCCCGGCGGGGCAGGCGGGCAGGGCCATGGTCTGGGCCGTGGTGCCCTCCATCCTGGCCTGGCTGACGCTGCTGCTGCCGGTGGACTGGGCCCTGCCCCTGCAGGTGGCCCTGTTCGCCCTGATCCTGGCGGTGGACGGCCGTTTCGGTGCGCAACTGGGCTGGCCCGGGTATTATCGCCGCTTGAGACTTATCCTGAGTGCGGCAGTCATGATTACGCTGGCCACGGCCTGGCTGATTCTGTTGGCAATTCCTTAA
- the folE gene encoding GTP cyclohydrolase I FolE, with translation MAEDYTRIIRGLGEDPDRNGLIGTPLRAARAMSYLTRGYHQSLDELVNGALFETDNDEMVLVRDIEFYSLCEHHLLPFLGRCHVAYLPKGRVIGLSKIARIVDMFARRLQIQETLTRQIAEAIESVTDARGVAVVMEAKHMCMMMRGVEKQNSTMTTSMMTGTFRNDARTRAEFMGLIR, from the coding sequence ATGGCCGAGGACTACACCCGCATCATCCGCGGCCTCGGGGAGGACCCCGATCGCAACGGCCTGATCGGCACCCCGCTGCGCGCGGCCCGGGCCATGTCCTACCTGACCCGCGGTTATCACCAGAGCCTGGACGAGCTGGTCAACGGCGCCCTGTTCGAGACCGACAACGACGAGATGGTGCTGGTGCGCGACATCGAGTTCTACTCCCTGTGCGAGCATCACCTGCTGCCCTTCCTGGGCCGCTGCCACGTGGCCTACCTGCCCAAGGGCAGGGTGATCGGTCTGTCCAAGATCGCCCGCATCGTGGACATGTTCGCCCGCCGCCTGCAGATCCAGGAGACCCTCACGCGCCAGATCGCCGAGGCCATCGAGTCGGTGACCGATGCCCGGGGCGTGGCGGTGGTCATGGAGGCCAAGCACATGTGCATGATGATGCGCGGCGTGGAGAAGCAGAACTCCACCATGACCACCTCCATGATGACCGGCACCTTCCGTAACGATGCCCGCACCCGTGCGGAATTCATGGGCTTGATCAGATAG
- a CDS encoding cryptochrome/photolyase family protein encodes MKTLLWFRRDLRLTDNPALARALEDGEVIPVYIHAPEEEGDWAPGGASLWWLHHSLAALGEDLRARGVDLVIRQGASLETLQALIRETGAQQVLWNRLYEPALIARDTGIKQQLRDQGIRTQSFNAALLFEPWTVAKQDGTPYKVFTPFWKACLGLGVPVDVTPAPERIQGPAQLPPGETLKSLGLLPDIDWAAGFTELWQPGEAGALARLAEFMDEAVADYDEMRNRPDRDGSSRLSPYLHFGEIGPRQAAAACQVAKDRHGGKAAHQGIDSFLREIGWREFAHHLLYHFPRTSDEPLDPRFRKLPWRELDEETLRAWQRGRTGIPLVDAAMRALWATGWMHNRVRMIVASLLTKNLGAHWLTGARWFWDTLVDADLAGNTLGWQWTAGCGADAAPYFRVFNPVLQGERFDPNGDYLRQWVPELAKLPAKYIHRPWEAPEAILKAAGVRLGGNYPRPIVDLAESRRQALEMWEVIKGTKDEG; translated from the coding sequence ATGAAGACCCTGCTCTGGTTCCGGCGCGACCTGCGCCTGACCGACAACCCGGCGCTGGCCCGGGCGCTGGAAGACGGCGAGGTGATCCCCGTCTACATCCATGCCCCGGAGGAGGAAGGCGACTGGGCACCCGGCGGCGCGAGCCTCTGGTGGCTGCACCACAGCCTCGCCGCCCTGGGCGAGGACCTGCGCGCCCGGGGGGTGGATCTCGTCATCCGCCAGGGTGCGAGTCTTGAGACCCTGCAGGCCCTGATCCGGGAGACCGGGGCCCAACAGGTGCTCTGGAACCGGCTCTACGAACCGGCGCTGATTGCCCGGGACACCGGCATCAAGCAGCAACTGCGGGATCAGGGCATCCGGACGCAGAGTTTCAATGCCGCCCTGCTGTTCGAGCCCTGGACCGTGGCCAAGCAGGACGGCACCCCCTACAAGGTGTTCACCCCCTTCTGGAAGGCCTGCCTGGGTCTGGGCGTGCCGGTGGACGTGACGCCTGCGCCCGAACGCATCCAGGGTCCTGCACAGCTGCCGCCGGGCGAGACGCTGAAATCCCTGGGCCTGCTGCCCGACATCGACTGGGCCGCGGGCTTTACCGAACTGTGGCAGCCCGGCGAGGCCGGCGCCCTGGCACGCCTTGCGGAGTTCATGGACGAGGCGGTGGCGGACTACGACGAGATGCGCAACCGCCCCGACCGGGACGGCAGTTCACGTCTCTCCCCCTACCTGCACTTCGGTGAGATCGGCCCCCGCCAGGCGGCCGCCGCCTGCCAGGTAGCCAAGGACCGGCATGGCGGCAAGGCGGCCCACCAGGGCATCGACAGCTTCCTGCGCGAGATCGGCTGGCGGGAGTTCGCCCATCACCTGCTCTACCATTTCCCCCGGACCAGCGACGAGCCCCTGGACCCGCGCTTTCGCAAGCTGCCCTGGCGCGAACTGGATGAAGAGACGCTGCGGGCCTGGCAGCGGGGCCGCACCGGCATCCCCCTGGTGGACGCCGCCATGCGCGCCCTGTGGGCCACCGGCTGGATGCACAACCGGGTGCGCATGATCGTCGCCTCCCTGCTCACCAAGAACCTGGGCGCCCACTGGCTCACCGGGGCCCGCTGGTTCTGGGACACCCTGGTGGACGCGGACCTGGCCGGCAACACCCTGGGCTGGCAGTGGACCGCCGGCTGCGGCGCCGACGCCGCCCCCTACTTCCGGGTGTTCAATCCCGTGCTCCAGGGCGAGCGCTTCGACCCCAACGGCGACTACCTGCGCCAGTGGGTGCCGGAACTGGCGAAGCTGCCGGCGAAATACATCCACAGGCCCTGGGAGGCGCCCGAGGCGATCCTCAAGGCGGCGGGTGTGCGCCTGGGCGGCAACTATCCACGGCCCATCGTGGATCTCGCGGAAAGCCGCCGGCAGGCGCTGGAGATGTGGGAGGTGATTAAAGGAACGAAGGATGAAGGATGA
- a CDS encoding SDR family NAD(P)-dependent oxidoreductase, which yields MTRTALITGAAGGLGQAATTMLQSRGWRVAGVSRDAARLSGTSEQFLPIQADVSTGAGAEQALAACMEAFGAPPDALIHAVGSTLLAPLHRTDEDTYRQTLAANLDSAFFTLRAYVQAALKAKRPGKVVLVSSVVARVGVSNHEAIAMAKGGIEALVRSAAATYSPQGIRINAIAPGLTRTPATERLFSAQTAEEQIRAQYPLGRYGAAEDLARAACWLVSEEADWITGQVLPVDGGFTAVRPMVRAR from the coding sequence ATGACCCGCACCGCACTGATCACCGGCGCCGCCGGCGGACTCGGCCAGGCCGCCACCACCATGCTGCAGTCCCGGGGCTGGCGGGTGGCCGGCGTGAGCCGGGATGCCGCGCGCCTGTCCGGCACATCCGAGCAGTTCCTGCCTATCCAGGCCGACGTCTCCACCGGCGCGGGCGCGGAGCAGGCGCTCGCCGCCTGCATGGAGGCCTTCGGCGCACCGCCCGATGCCCTGATCCACGCCGTGGGCAGCACCCTGCTCGCGCCCCTGCACCGCACCGACGAGGACACCTATCGCCAGACACTGGCCGCCAACCTGGACAGCGCCTTCTTCACCCTGCGCGCCTATGTGCAGGCGGCGCTGAAGGCGAAACGGCCCGGCAAGGTGGTCCTGGTCAGCTCCGTGGTGGCCCGGGTGGGTGTCTCCAACCACGAGGCCATCGCCATGGCCAAGGGTGGCATCGAGGCCCTGGTACGCTCGGCGGCCGCCACCTATTCCCCCCAGGGCATCCGCATCAACGCCATCGCCCCGGGCCTGACCCGCACGCCGGCCACGGAACGCCTGTTCTCGGCCCAGACGGCGGAGGAGCAGATTCGCGCCCAGTATCCCCTGGGCCGCTACGGCGCCGCCGAGGACCTGGCCCGGGCCGCCTGCTGGCTGGTCTCCGAGGAGGCCGACTGGATCACCGGACAGGTGCTGCCCGTGGACGGCGGCTTCACCGCCGTGCGCCCCATGGTGAGGGCCCGGTGA
- a CDS encoding cryptochrome/photolyase family protein, producing the protein MEASSRSELGPPVRHLIVVLGDQLDPRARPLVALDPARDCLWMAEVTGESTHVWSHKARSTLFLAAMRHFRDACLQAGRPLVYHRLGHHPHGSLAEALATDLARLRPERVILTRPGDHRVLQSLTRVCDSAGVPLEIREDAHFLVSLESFRHWAGRRKQTRLEHFYRHVREQMGVLMEDGEPAGGRWNFDTENRKPLPRAGPGMLRAPLGFEPDALTREAMADVERHFPDHPGSLASFDWPVSPEQARAALEDFIDHRLPAFGPYQDALWTGEPWLYHARISAALNLKLISPREVIEAAEAAWREGRAPLASVEGFIRQVLGWREYVRGLYWQHMPEWLEWNALEAGEALPGFYWTGETDMRCLAETLGQTLELGYAHHIQRLMVTGLFAQLLGVRPPALHEWYLAVYVDAVEWVELPNTLGMSQYADGGRMASKPYVASGQYIKRMSNYCEHCRYRPDQAVGEQACPFTTLYWDFLDRHRARFSRHPRTTLQWRNLERISPERLAAIRRKAQDIRTTLTGDRT; encoded by the coding sequence ATGGAAGCCTCCTCCAGGTCTGAGCTTGGCCCGCCAGTCAGACACCTGATCGTCGTGCTGGGTGACCAGCTGGACCCTCGTGCGCGTCCGCTCGTCGCGCTGGATCCCGCCCGGGACTGCCTGTGGATGGCGGAGGTGACCGGCGAATCCACCCACGTCTGGTCCCACAAGGCCCGCTCCACCCTGTTCCTGGCCGCCATGCGCCACTTCCGGGACGCCTGCCTACAGGCCGGCCGTCCCCTGGTGTATCACCGCCTCGGCCACCATCCCCATGGCTCGCTCGCCGAGGCCCTGGCCACGGACCTGGCGCGACTGCGCCCCGAGAGGGTGATTCTCACCCGGCCCGGCGACCATCGGGTGCTCCAGTCCCTCACCCGCGTCTGCGATTCGGCCGGCGTGCCCCTGGAGATCCGGGAGGACGCACATTTTCTCGTCTCACTGGAGTCGTTCAGGCACTGGGCCGGGCGGCGCAAACAGACCCGGCTGGAGCACTTCTACCGCCACGTGCGCGAACAGATGGGTGTGCTCATGGAAGACGGCGAGCCCGCCGGCGGACGCTGGAACTTCGACACCGAAAACCGCAAGCCCCTGCCCAGGGCAGGCCCCGGGATGCTGCGGGCCCCCCTGGGCTTCGAACCCGATGCCCTGACCCGGGAAGCCATGGCGGACGTGGAACGCCATTTCCCAGACCACCCGGGCTCCCTGGCTTCCTTCGACTGGCCGGTCTCCCCGGAACAGGCCCGGGCGGCGCTCGAGGACTTCATCGACCACCGCCTGCCCGCCTTCGGCCCCTATCAGGATGCCCTGTGGACCGGCGAGCCCTGGCTCTACCACGCGCGCATCAGTGCGGCCCTGAACCTCAAGCTCATCTCCCCCCGTGAGGTGATCGAGGCCGCCGAGGCCGCCTGGCGGGAAGGCCGCGCGCCCCTGGCCTCGGTGGAGGGTTTCATCCGCCAGGTGCTGGGCTGGCGTGAGTACGTGCGCGGCCTGTACTGGCAGCACATGCCCGAGTGGCTTGAATGGAACGCACTGGAGGCCGGGGAGGCGCTGCCCGGCTTCTACTGGACTGGGGAGACGGACATGCGCTGCCTGGCCGAGACCCTGGGGCAGACGCTGGAACTCGGCTATGCCCACCACATCCAGCGGCTCATGGTCACCGGCCTGTTCGCCCAGCTGCTGGGCGTCAGACCCCCTGCGCTCCATGAATGGTACCTGGCGGTGTACGTGGACGCGGTGGAGTGGGTGGAGCTGCCCAACACCCTGGGCATGTCCCAGTACGCCGACGGCGGGCGCATGGCCTCCAAGCCCTACGTGGCCTCGGGCCAGTACATCAAACGCATGAGCAACTACTGCGAGCACTGCCGCTACCGGCCGGACCAGGCCGTGGGCGAGCAGGCCTGCCCATTCACCACCCTGTACTGGGACTTCCTGGACCGGCACCGGGCAAGATTCTCCAGGCACCCGCGCACGACCCTGCAATGGCGCAACCTGGAACGTATTTCCCCCGAGCGCCTGGCGGCCATCCGCAGGAAGGCTCAGGACATCCGCACAACCCTCACCGGAGACCGAACATGA
- a CDS encoding MerR family transcriptional regulator, with the protein MAITTDSIEDLPTEEGLFPIRTVCALTGIHPVTLRAWERRYGLIRPKRTPKGHRLYSGEDIELINRVLRLLDQGVSIGQVGQLLESTETPPAESTAAPQTPPPGRDSRGWNDYRMRLREAIGSLDVPAMSATWEDALSLFSLDTVIQQLALPLQRMLQERPVTDVVAGAELAFFNRWLRQTLDTRLRQQQCCADAMHVLAVPMHESPGDLGLLLFALAAAQRGIHAHLLTTGAPVAGLETLARRADASAIVLYSDSPLQHSARLAHWPGAEAGGERLPVFAMGPGFEPLPPALELIGAQSLGTDPDKAARRLHGSLLQV; encoded by the coding sequence ATGGCGATCACCACGGACTCCATTGAAGACCTGCCGACCGAGGAAGGGCTGTTCCCCATCCGCACGGTGTGTGCACTGACGGGCATTCATCCCGTGACCCTGCGCGCCTGGGAGCGCCGCTATGGCCTGATCCGGCCCAAGCGCACACCTAAGGGCCACCGCCTCTACAGCGGCGAGGACATCGAACTCATCAACCGGGTGTTGCGCCTGCTGGACCAGGGCGTGTCCATCGGCCAGGTGGGACAGCTGCTGGAGAGCACCGAGACGCCGCCCGCCGAGAGCACGGCTGCGCCCCAGACCCCGCCGCCGGGACGCGACAGCCGCGGCTGGAACGACTACCGCATGCGCCTGCGCGAGGCCATCGGCAGCCTGGATGTCCCCGCCATGAGCGCCACCTGGGAAGACGCCCTGTCGCTGTTTTCCCTGGACACGGTCATCCAGCAGCTCGCCCTGCCCCTGCAGCGCATGCTCCAGGAACGCCCCGTGACCGACGTGGTGGCCGGTGCCGAACTGGCCTTCTTCAACCGCTGGCTGCGCCAGACCCTGGACACCCGCCTGCGCCAGCAGCAGTGCTGCGCCGACGCCATGCACGTGCTCGCCGTGCCGATGCACGAATCCCCGGGGGACCTGGGCCTGCTGCTGTTCGCCCTGGCCGCGGCACAACGGGGCATTCACGCGCACCTGCTCACCACCGGGGCCCCGGTGGCCGGGCTCGAAACCCTGGCCCGGCGCGCCGACGCCAGCGCCATCGTGCTCTACAGCGACAGCCCCCTGCAGCACAGCGCCCGGCTGGCCCACTGGCCCGGCGCCGAGGCGGGTGGCGAGCGCCTGCCGGTGTTCGCCATGGGTCCCGGCTTCGAGCCGCTGCCGCCCGCCCTGGAACTCATCGGCGCCCAGTCCCTGGGCACCGACCCGGACAAGGCCGCGAGACGGCTTCATGGAAGCCTCCTCCAGGTCTGA
- a CDS encoding SDR family NAD(P)-dependent oxidoreductase produces MESPVAWLIGASSGIGAELARRLADAGWQVALTARRAERLEALCQASPAQLSSFPGDVTDPEGLAALAARIEAELGPVELCILNAGDYEPMGLDDFDVSLFRRLMEVNYLGVVHGLAAVMPAMRARGRGQILITASLAGYRGLPRAAPYGATKAALISLAESLQPELAAEGVRLRVINPGFVKTPLTDKNRFEMPFLMTTEQAAEAIMKGLHNDAFEIRFPWRFALMMGLLRLLPNGLYLRIARRMVSA; encoded by the coding sequence ATGGAATCACCCGTGGCATGGCTGATCGGTGCGAGCAGCGGCATTGGGGCCGAGCTGGCGCGGCGCCTGGCCGACGCCGGCTGGCAGGTGGCGCTGACTGCCCGGCGGGCGGAGCGCCTGGAGGCCCTGTGCCAGGCATCGCCCGCGCAGTTGTCCAGCTTTCCCGGGGATGTCACCGACCCCGAGGGGCTCGCGGCCCTGGCTGCGCGCATCGAGGCGGAACTGGGACCGGTTGAACTCTGCATCCTCAATGCCGGCGACTACGAGCCCATGGGGCTAGACGACTTCGATGTGAGCCTTTTCCGGCGTCTCATGGAGGTGAATTACCTGGGCGTGGTCCACGGCCTGGCCGCCGTGATGCCCGCCATGCGCGCCCGGGGGCGGGGGCAGATCCTGATCACCGCGAGCCTGGCCGGCTACCGGGGTCTGCCCCGTGCCGCGCCCTACGGGGCCACCAAGGCGGCGCTGATCAGCCTGGCGGAATCCCTGCAGCCGGAACTGGCCGCCGAGGGGGTGCGCCTGCGGGTGATCAACCCGGGCTTCGTGAAGACCCCGCTCACGGACAAGAACCGTTTCGAGATGCCCTTCCTCATGACCACGGAACAGGCCGCCGAGGCCATCATGAAGGGGCTGCACAATGATGCCTTCGAGATCCGCTTTCCCTGGCGCTTCGCCCTCATGATGGGCCTGCTGAGGCTGCTGCCCAACGGCCTCTACCTGCGCATCGCGCGGCGCATGGTGTCGGCATGA
- a CDS encoding nuclear transport factor 2 family protein — protein MNGTVDLAERVRAYAEFFATLTPQSLDRLDELFTHRARFKDPFNDVSGVPAIRAVFEHMYRVCPAPRFEVREWALSGQTAFIRWRFTDGPTVGRRMALDVDGMSRVVFDEAGRVLEHVDYWDPAAALYERIPMFGALLRALRRKLSAE, from the coding sequence ATGAACGGCACCGTGGATCTCGCCGAGCGGGTCAGGGCCTACGCGGAGTTCTTCGCCACCCTGACGCCGCAATCCCTGGACAGGCTCGATGAACTGTTTACTCACAGGGCCCGCTTCAAGGACCCGTTCAACGACGTGAGCGGCGTGCCCGCCATCCGCGCGGTATTCGAGCACATGTACAGGGTCTGTCCGGCGCCCCGCTTCGAGGTGCGGGAGTGGGCCCTGAGCGGGCAGACCGCCTTCATCCGTTGGCGCTTCACCGATGGTCCCACCGTCGGGCGACGCATGGCCCTGGACGTGGACGGCATGAGCCGCGTGGTGTTCGACGAGGCGGGCCGGGTGTTGGAGCACGTGGATTACTGGGACCCGGCGGCAGCGCTCTACGAACGCATCCCGATGTTCGGCGCGCTGCTGCGAGCCTTGCGGCGCAAGCTGTCCGCCGAGTGA
- a CDS encoding thioredoxin domain-containing protein, translating into MNTVRPLFLALSALLSLALITLPAQAETLGMENRMAGSPSPYLRLHQDDPVLWQAWEDATLELARENDRLMFVSVGYFSCHWCHVMQRESFKNEDIAARINAGFVPVKVDRELDAALDARLMNFVQVTRGYGGWPLNVILTPDGYPLVGIVYMPPDEFDGFMERVHAHWMSDKDNLREITRQAALELAQLERARQAPVQGINVDELLDRFINASRGLADKMSGGFGNQSKFPQAAQLLALLEARQLRDEPWLDEFLTVTLDTIASQGLRDHLGGGFYRYTEDPGWQVPHFEKMLYDNALLAEVYLRAAEVFGREDYRRVALDTVHFMIQGMATGRGDYVASLSAVDDQDVEGGYYLWSPEEVRGIIGDEAWRVVQPAWGFDTTPILEHGHLPIIARSAAQVAELLGMEQDRVEALLEQARSQLMEARASRVLPVDDKVVVAWNGLTLSALAAAAPHDRRAAEAGAALHARMISAMWRDGGLPRALDAAGAPVGEGELEDYAFVARGLADWAAFTGDEKVWSQASLVAERAWQLFHNDDGWRPSRQPVLPGAPRLVHLEDTPLPSTSASLKRTTDRILGQVGHQALRERAAQAPSSLTRNLVETPFVHASQILYLHGLEGVDSGPSGTN; encoded by the coding sequence ATGAATACCGTCCGACCCCTGTTTCTTGCCCTGTCCGCCCTGCTGTCCCTGGCGCTCATCACGCTGCCGGCCCAGGCCGAGACCCTGGGCATGGAGAACCGCATGGCCGGGAGCCCGTCGCCCTACCTGCGCCTGCACCAGGACGACCCGGTGCTCTGGCAGGCCTGGGAGGACGCCACCCTGGAACTGGCGCGGGAGAACGACCGGCTCATGTTCGTGTCCGTGGGCTACTTCTCCTGCCACTGGTGCCACGTGATGCAGCGGGAGAGCTTCAAGAACGAGGACATTGCCGCGCGCATCAACGCCGGTTTCGTGCCCGTGAAGGTGGACCGTGAGCTGGACGCGGCCCTGGACGCGCGCTTGATGAACTTCGTGCAGGTGACCCGCGGTTACGGCGGCTGGCCCCTGAACGTGATCCTCACACCCGATGGTTATCCGCTGGTGGGCATCGTCTACATGCCCCCCGATGAGTTCGACGGTTTCATGGAGCGGGTCCACGCCCACTGGATGTCCGACAAGGACAACCTGCGCGAGATCACCCGCCAGGCGGCCCTGGAACTGGCGCAGCTGGAACGGGCCCGGCAGGCCCCGGTGCAGGGCATCAACGTGGACGAACTGCTGGACCGTTTCATCAACGCCAGTCGCGGCCTGGCCGACAAGATGAGCGGCGGCTTCGGCAACCAGAGCAAGTTCCCCCAGGCGGCGCAGCTGCTGGCCCTGCTGGAGGCGCGCCAGTTGCGCGACGAGCCCTGGCTGGACGAGTTTCTGACAGTGACCCTGGACACCATTGCGAGCCAGGGGCTGAGGGATCATCTGGGCGGCGGTTTCTACCGCTACACCGAGGATCCGGGCTGGCAGGTGCCGCACTTCGAGAAGATGCTCTACGACAACGCCCTGCTGGCCGAGGTCTACCTGCGCGCCGCCGAGGTCTTCGGCCGCGAGGACTACCGTCGGGTGGCCCTCGACACGGTGCATTTCATGATCCAGGGCATGGCCACGGGCCGTGGAGATTACGTGGCCAGCCTGTCCGCCGTGGACGACCAGGACGTGGAGGGCGGCTACTACCTGTGGTCGCCGGAGGAGGTGCGCGGGATCATCGGCGACGAGGCCTGGCGGGTGGTGCAGCCCGCCTGGGGCTTCGACACCACGCCGATCCTAGAACATGGCCACCTGCCCATCATTGCGCGCAGCGCGGCCCAGGTGGCAGAACTGCTTGGCATGGAACAGGACCGGGTCGAGGCACTGCTGGAGCAGGCGCGCAGCCAGCTGATGGAGGCCCGGGCCTCACGGGTGCTGCCGGTGGATGACAAGGTGGTGGTGGCCTGGAACGGCCTGACCCTCTCGGCCCTGGCGGCGGCGGCCCCCCACGACCGGCGCGCCGCCGAGGCCGGCGCCGCCCTGCATGCACGCATGATCTCCGCCATGTGGCGCGACGGCGGCCTGCCCAGGGCCCTGGACGCCGCGGGCGCGCCGGTGGGCGAGGGCGAGCTTGAGGACTACGCCTTCGTGGCCCGCGGTCTCGCGGACTGGGCGGCGTTCACGGGTGATGAGAAGGTCTGGTCTCAGGCGAGCCTGGTTGCTGAGCGGGCCTGGCAGCTGTTCCACAACGACGACGGCTGGCGTCCCAGCCGTCAGCCGGTACTGCCCGGTGCGCCGCGCCTGGTGCACCTCGAAGACACGCCCCTGCCGTCCACCAGCGCGAGCCTGAAGCGCACGACCGACCGCATCCTTGGCCAGGTGGGTCATCAGGCACTCCGTGAGCGGGCGGCTCAGGCGCCATCCAGCCTGACCCGCAACCTGGTGGAGACGCCTTTTGTACATGCCAGCCAGATCCTGTATCTGCATGGCCTGGAAGGCGTTGATTCGGGCCCGTCAGGCACGAACTGA
- a CDS encoding DUF302 domain-containing protein: MKSRILIALVTCLCLFSQASLAKEPLLETEHMRVYSVEGEFATYREALEMAITNRGIVINNVAYIGNMLKRTAADVGGKPLYQEGEALEFCSAVISRRMMEADIHNIVFCPYIVAVYVTKAEPNTVYVSYRRPIPVGDDASRESLMAVEELLEEIVQETLDAF; this comes from the coding sequence ATGAAATCCAGAATCCTCATCGCCCTCGTCACCTGCCTGTGCCTGTTCTCCCAGGCTTCCCTCGCCAAGGAACCGCTGCTGGAGACCGAGCACATGCGCGTCTACAGCGTCGAAGGGGAGTTCGCCACCTACCGCGAGGCCCTGGAGATGGCCATCACCAACCGCGGCATCGTGATCAACAACGTGGCCTACATCGGCAACATGCTCAAGCGCACCGCCGCCGACGTGGGCGGCAAGCCCCTGTACCAGGAAGGCGAGGCCCTGGAGTTCTGCAGCGCGGTGATCTCCCGGCGCATGATGGAGGCGGACATCCACAACATCGTGTTCTGCCCCTACATCGTGGCGGTCTACGTCACCAAGGCGGAGCCAAACACGGTCTACGTCTCCTACCGTCGTCCCATTCCCGTGGGTGACGATGCCTCCAGGGAAAGTCTGATGGCCGTGGAGGAACTGCTGGAGGAGATCGTGCAGGAGACCCTGGACGCCTTCTGA
- a CDS encoding C40 family peptidase — protein MAGAVLNGLTGIGRLAAALLLASLLGACASTAPQRPAASLPPVLPDQGSLHPARAQVINTALAQLGTPYRFGGDTPRGFDCSGLVQYAHQAARIPVPRQTGDQAAHARPVPAQARQPGDLLFFRINDNKPSHVSIYLGNGQFVHAPSSGGHVSIERLDNPYWAPRLLHVGHYFPD, from the coding sequence ATGGCAGGCGCGGTGCTCAACGGGCTGACAGGTATCGGGCGTCTCGCCGCAGCCCTGCTGCTGGCCAGCCTGCTCGGCGCCTGCGCCAGCACCGCACCGCAGCGCCCTGCCGCTAGCCTGCCGCCTGTGCTGCCGGATCAGGGCAGCCTGCACCCTGCCCGGGCGCAGGTGATCAACACCGCGCTGGCGCAACTGGGCACACCCTATCGATTTGGCGGCGACACCCCCCGGGGCTTCGACTGCAGTGGCCTGGTTCAGTATGCCCACCAGGCGGCGCGCATCCCCGTGCCGAGGCAGACCGGTGATCAGGCCGCCCACGCACGCCCGGTACCGGCCCAGGCCCGGCAACCGGGGGACCTGCTGTTCTTTCGCATCAACGACAACAAGCCCTCCCACGTGAGCATCTACCTGGGCAACGGCCAGTTCGTGCACGCCCCCTCCTCCGGCGGCCACGTGAGCATCGAGCGCCTGGACAATCCCTACTGGGCGCCCCGCCTGCTGCACGTGGGCCATTACTTTCCGGACTGA